The following is a genomic window from Pseudomonadota bacterium.
GGAGCGCTCAATCCGGCGGTGATGGCAGCGGCAGAGATCGCCGGCCTTGATGAAATCTACCGCATTGGTGGCGCACAGGCGGTAGCAGCGCTGGCCTATGGCAGCGCGACCATCCGGCCGGTCGATAAAATCGTCGGCCCGGGCAATGAGTGGGTGGCCGAAGCCAAGCGCCAGGTGTTCGGCACCGTCGGCATCGACATGATCGCCGGCCCGTCGGAAATCCTGGTGGTCGCGGACGGCGCCAACAATCCCAAATGGATTGCCGCCGATCTCCTCTCCCAGGCCGAGCATGACAGCGCTGCTCAAGCGATACTCATTTGCGACGATCCGGGCTTTGCCAATGCGGTGGCGGCAGCCATAGAGAAAATCCTGGAAACCCTGCCGCGCCGCGATATCGCCAGCGAAAGCTGGCGCCAACACGGAGCGATTATACTTGTCGGCAGCCTCGACGAGGCTCCCGCCCTGGTAGACCGCATTGCGCCTGAGCATCTCGAGCTTGCCGTGGCCGAGCCTGAGGCTCTGTTCACGCGTATCGCCCATGCCGGCGCGGTGTTCCTCGGGCGCCACACGCCGGAAGCGGTCGGCGATTATGTCGCCGGACCCAACCATGTGCTGCCGACATCAGGCAGCGCACGCTTTTCCTCCGGCCTGTCGGTCTATGATTTTCTGAAGCGCACCAGCTTCGCTGCCTGCGACCCAAGCGGCCTGGCCAAGATCGGCCCCGCCGCTCACACGCTGGCAGAAGCTGAGGGCCTACACGCCCACGCCCTGTCTTTGGCGCTCCGTCTCGAAGTGGATGACGGTAAATAATTCGCGGCACGCGCCACATATTTGCGCCTTGACAAGTTCCCAACATTGGTCTGAATAATAGACCATTCAAATTCACAGCGCGCCGGAGTGACCAGTGAAGCGTCGCGCATGGCTCGCAAAGGGAGGGCACTATGTCTGCCGGTTGCGTTCATATTAATGGCGAGTTCGTCACGCTCGAAGACGCCAAGATTTCGATTTTCGATACGGGATTCCTGCACTCAGATGTGGTCTATGACGTCACCACTTCGTGGAAGGGATACATCTTTAAGCTCGATGAGCATCTTGAGCGCTTCGCCGCGTCCTGTGCCGGGTTTAAGCTAAAAAACCCCTATTCCGACGCCGAGACCAAGGCGCTTCTGGCCGAATGCACGACGCGCGCTGAATGCGAGGATGGCGCCTTCATCCACATGCATGTCACGCGCGGCGAATATGCCGAGGGCTCACGCGATCCCAGGCTCTGTGAAAATCAATTCGCCTGCTATGTGGTGCCCTATGTATGGCTGTGGGGCGAGGAAAAGAGCAAAGCCGGGATCAACATCCACATGGCCGATATCGAGCGCATCTCGAGCAAGTCGGTCGATGCACGCTACAAAAATTTCCATTGGGGCGACCTCATTCAGGCGCAATTCCAGGCCTATGAAGCAGGCCGCGACGATGCCGCGCTGCTTGCCGCCGATGGCAATCTCGCCGAGGGCCCCGGCTTTAACATCTGGGTCGTCAAAAACGGCGTGTGCGCAACACCGGACGCCAACTGCCTCTTGGGCATGTCGCGGAAATCCGTGATCGAGCTATGCGGCATGGAGGGCATCCCGTTTGAAACCCGCACCGTTCACCCCGACGAGCTACGCGGCGCCGACGAAGCGTTCGCCACTTCTTCAGCCGGCGGCGTACTGCCGATCACAAGGGTCGACGACAAGCCGCTAGGCAACGGCGGACCTGGCATCGTCACCTCGCAGCTGTTCGACGCCTATTGGCGCAACCGCGAAGCCGGTTGGTGCGGCACCAAGATCAGCGATTTGCTTGATTCCTAACCTCCCCTGACAAGCCCGTCTTCCTCTGCGGGGAAGGCGGGTTGGGGGAACGGGCAAACCAAGGGCGCGGTGCTACCCGAACGCCCGAAACATTGCGTGCGTGTCGTTATATTCTCTTACGTAAGTAAAGCGACCATCGTCGTCGGTCTTAAATATCCAAACAAACGCGATGTCTCGGCGATTACCCGTCGACAGCGATTTGCCGTTTGCCTCAACGCCGATTGCCGCACAGCGTTTCCCGTCTCCACTGACAATGACTTCGGCAATGTCTAGCGTACCGATTTCCCAGTTGTTCGCGAGCTGATCGAAATAGCGTTTCATTCCCTCCGCGCCTTCATAGCGCCCGCCAAACGGCACATTTTCGGGCAGCCGATTCTCCCATGCGAAACCATCGGCCATCATCTCGGCGGCCGCGTCCATATCGCTGGTCAACAGCGTAACGAACTGAAGGATTTTGTCTTTGAAGCCTTCCTCCGTCATGTCGTTCTCTCCTCTCGTAAATTATCGGTGCAGGCGAGTGTAGCGCGGAACCGGCGCCCGAGTTGGCGTCTCAATATCGCCGGTGCTAGCCTGCCCGCCGCAAGGGCTGCACCGGGTAACCTTCCAGAAAAACAAACCGCACAAGGGAGCATGCATTGAGCCTGTTCGAACCCCTCACCATTGGCGATGTGACGTTGAAAAACCGCATTGCCGTCTCTCCCATGAGCCAATACGCCGCCACCGATGGCGTCGCCGACGAATGGCAAATTGTCCATCTCGGCCGTTTCGCGATGGGCGGTGCCGGGCTGGTATTTACCGAGGCGGTCGGCGTCGAAGCGCGGGGCCGGCGGACCCCTGGCGACCTCGGCCTGTGGCAGGACGATCAAATCGCACCTATGGCACGCGTCGCCGAAACCATACGCATGTTTGGCGCGGTGCCGGCGATCCAACTCGGCCATGCCGGGCGCAAGGGAAGCGAGCGGCGGCCCTGGCACCGCGACCACTGGGTTGACGACGAGGATGTGGCGCTGCGCGGCGAAGCGCCGTGGCAGACCATCGCGCCGACGGATGAGCCGTTTGCCCCCGATTGGCACACGCCGACGGTTATGACGGAATCCGATATCGCGGTGGTGATAGAGGCGTTCGGAGCAGCGGCGGCGCGCGCTAAGGACGCCGGCTTCGAGGTCCTAGAAATTTACGGCGCGCACGGTTTTCTGTTGCATCAATTCTTGTCACCGCTCGGCAACAGACGGACGGACGAATATGGCGGCTCGGCGGAAAACCGCATGCGCCTGCCGTTGGCAGTGGTGGACAGCGTGCGCCGCGCCTGGCCGGCGCCGCGTCCGCTGTTCTACCGTCTCTCGGCCGTCGATTGGGCCGAGGGCGGGTTGTCGCTGGCGCACACTATCCCGTTCGCCGCCGCATTGAAGCAGCATGGTGTCGATGTCGTCGATTGTTCCTCCGGCGGAATCGGGGGTGCTGCGCAAAGGCAGCAGATTCCGGTGGGGCCTCTTTTCCAGGTGCCGTTTGCCCAAGCCATTCGCCACGACGCGGACATCAAAACAATGGCGGTTGGATTCATCAGAACGGGTGCTGAGGCAAACAGTTTGATCGAGGACGGGCGCGCAGATATCGCGGCGATCGGCCGTGAGATTCTGTTCAATCCCAACTGGCCGCACCACGCCGCCCGCGAGCTCGGCGTAGACCTGGAATACCGCGCCTGGCACCCACAGTTCGGCTGGTGGCTGAGAAATCGCGACCGCGCCCTCAATGCCACCAAGGGCACCACCAGCCAATGGGCGGCGGCAGGTTAACTGGCATCGCCAACATGGCGGCCCTTCCAACAACCATCCCCCGCAGGTGAATTTCTCCTCGGCGATTTTGTGCAGGGGTTCGGATGCGATGTGTACGGCCGAGAAGAGCACCATGACGGTAGTGCCGCCTCCGATGTGCCAGATTGGTTTGATAAATAGTAAGAAAAATTTATCTATATGAAAAATAATATTGCTATAGATAATTTATTATCATACATAGCGCGCCATGATCGAACGTCCCCTAGCTTCTGAAGTGGCGCGCAGACTGGCTGAATTCTATGAACAGCCATTTGGCGGCAAAGCCAATGGGCGCTATCGCGTCTCGCCCAAACTTCTTCGCCGTTTGGCGCAGCGCCGACGTATATCCGATGAATTCGCCGCGCAGCTCGCCGAGGAAATGTTTGAACTGGGATATGTCTTTATCGACTTGGAATCTTTTTACGTGGTGACCGGCGCGCGGACGTACACAAATTATCGCCGCCTGGCCGAATCATCGATCAAATAGCCGAATCTACCGACATGAAAAAGAAAAAATCTGAGAACTCGCGCATTGGCTGGCGGGAATGGGTCAGCTTTCCCGATTTCGGCATCGACCGGATAAAAGCTAAAATCGATACGGGGGCGCGAACCTCGGCGATCCACGCATTTCGCGTTCGCAAAATTTTCGGCGGGGCCGGCCAGCAGGTGGAGTTTTACCTCCACCCCATCCAGCACAGGCGCCGCCCGGAGCTGCGCTGCGTCGCCAATCTCGTTGGCGAGAGAGCTATCAGGAGTTCAAACGGAGAAGCTGAGACCCGATATGTCATTAGAACGCCGATGCGCCTCGGCGACGATATCTGGCCGATCGAACTTACCCTGTCCAACAGAGATCAAATGGGATTCCGCTTGCTGATTGGACGATCAGCGATTCGCAAACGATACATTGTTGACCCAGGCTCATCATATTTATCTGACCACTAACTTTTATTTTTCTAACCACTAGTTTTTAGATTTGGAGAAGATCATGAAAATCGCCCTTATGTGCCGCAATGCGGAACTGTACTCGCACAAACGGATTATCGAAGCGGCCAGGCAACGAGACCATGAGATTGAGGTAGTCAACCACTTACGGTGCTACGTCAACGTTACCTCGCATCGCCCACAAATCCACTACCAGGGAAAAATTCTGCCACAATATGATGCGGTTATTCCGCGTATTGGCGCGTCGGTCACGTTTTTTGGCACCGCCGTATTGCGCCAATTCGAGATGATGGGCGTTTATCCGGTCAACGAATCTGTTGCGATCACCCGGTCGCGGGACAAACTCCGCAGTCTGCAACTGCTGGCGCGCAAGGGCGTTGGCATGCCCGTCACGCTATTCGCCCACCGCACCGGCAATGCCGATGAATTGCTCGAAATTATTGGCGGTGCGCCAGTGGTTATTAAATTGCTCGAAGGTACGCAGGGCATCGGTGTTGTGCTCGGCGAGACGCATGACGCCGCCGCCAGCATCATTCAGGCATTTGGCGGGGTAAAGACGAATATTCTTATTCAAGAGTTCGTCAAGGAAGCGAAGGGCGAAGACATCCGCTGTTTGGTGATTGGTGACAAAGTCGTCGCGGCGATGCGGCGGCGCGGCAAGGAAGGTGACTTTCGCTCCAATTTGCATCGCGGCGGCACGGCAGAAACGATCAAAATTTCCCCGGCGGAACGTCAAACGGCAGTTTCTGCGGCGGCTATCATGGGGCTCAATTTTTGCGGCGTGGACTTGTTGCGGTCAAATCATGGCCCGGTGGTGATGGAAGTTAATTCCTCGCCCGGTCTCGAAGGTATCGAGAATGCGACCGGCATCGATGTCGCGGGCAAGGTCATTCAATTCATAGAACGAAATGCCAAACCCGGAAAAACAAGGACAAGAGGTCATGGTTAGACCGGACCACAATAAGCTTGTTCTTGGCGGCGTGCAGGTCGCACCCGGGACTCGGGCAACGATTGATCTTCCGCTAAGCCTCCTGTCAGACCACACACCGAGCACTCTAACGGCCCAAGTTGTACGCGGACGGCGGCCAGGCCCGACGTTGGTCGTGAACGGCGCGGTTCATGGGGATGAAATAAATGGCGTCGAAATCATCCGCCGGATGCTGCGCCACTCTTTAATCAAAAATATAGCGGGGACCCTGATCGCGGTCCCGATCGTCAACGTCTATGGATATTTGACGCATACGCGTTATCTGCCTGACCGCCGCGATCTCAACCGAAGTTTTCCGGGCTCTCCTGCTGGGTCTCTGGCTTCTAGGCTGGCCCATCTCTATATGAGCGAAATCGCTATCCATGCTAGCCATGGCATCGACCTGCACACGGGCGCTATCCACCGCTCGAATTTTCCGCAGGTTCGCGGCGATCTATCGAATCCCGACGTGCGGTCCATGGCGATCAATTTCGGCGTTCCGGTTGTGTTGAACCGGCATACCGTTCTTGGTCTACGAAGCCGGTGAGGCTTTGCGCTTCGACGAGGTTTCAATCCGCGCGGGGGTTAAGGGAATCATCCGCGTCATGGCTGGATTGGGCATGGTCCGGCAACGCACGCGAGACAAAGTGCCGCTGGAGCCTGTCATTTCGCGAAGAAGCACCTGGGTGCGAGCACCAGAAGGCGGCATTTTTCGTGTTCAGACAAAGCTCGGCGCTCGGGTCTTTGCCGGTAGCCAGCTCGGCCTCATCGCAAGCCCGTTTGGCGACAATGAATTTCCTATCGTCTGCCCGGCGGACGGCATCGTGATCGGCCGGAACAATTTGCCCAACGTCAACCAAGGCGACGGTATTTTCAATATCGCCTTGGTCGAAGATCCCGGAGCGGCCGCCGACGCGGTAGAAATATTCCAAGACGATTGGGAGCAGAACGAATAACGGCAAATCGCCGATGCTTGCCAGCACCGCCATATGTCCATCTGACGCGCTTTGTCGCTTTGCGGCGTGAAATAATTGGTCGCAAACTTGAGCCGGGGATGCCTCTGTCTGCACACAGTCCGGCGGCATCGATTAATCCTCGTATTTTTCTCCCCGTTCGCGCATCGCGCACACCACGGGGCCAAGATCGCGGCCTTTTCGCGTCAGGACATATTCAGCGCGCGGCGGATGCTCGGAGTAGAATCGCCCTCAGCATGGGCGCCCTGACCTCGCCCGGGCGCATTCAGCTATTGGCGAACGACGCGCCAAACGCGCTCATTTCAGCCTATCCCCTGGTGATGATCCCGACG
Proteins encoded in this region:
- a CDS encoding succinylglutamate desuccinylase/aspartoacylase family protein, which encodes MVYEAGEALRFDEVSIRAGVKGIIRVMAGLGMVRQRTRDKVPLEPVISRRSTWVRAPEGGIFRVQTKLGARVFAGSQLGLIASPFGDNEFPIVCPADGIVIGRNNLPNVNQGDGIFNIALVEDPGAAADAVEIFQDDWEQNE
- a CDS encoding succinylglutamate desuccinylase/aspartoacylase family protein, translated to MVRPDHNKLVLGGVQVAPGTRATIDLPLSLLSDHTPSTLTAQVVRGRRPGPTLVVNGAVHGDEINGVEIIRRMLRHSLIKNIAGTLIAVPIVNVYGYLTHTRYLPDRRDLNRSFPGSPAGSLASRLAHLYMSEIAIHASHGIDLHTGAIHRSNFPQVRGDLSNPDVRSMAINFGVPVVLNRHTVLGLRSR
- the hisD gene encoding histidinol dehydrogenase codes for the protein MLRRLNSAQAGFEAEFATLLAERSDGPSDNTAKVAEIIADVRARGDAALLEYTARFDDLDLSAAELRLKPEEIAAAAAQCPAETRAALVFAAKRIEDFHQRQMPADLDYVDASGVRLGARWGALAAAGLYVPGGTAAYPSSVLMNAIPAKVAGVARIVVTVPTPGGALNPAVMAAAEIAGLDEIYRIGGAQAVAALAYGSATIRPVDKIVGPGNEWVAEAKRQVFGTVGIDMIAGPSEILVVADGANNPKWIAADLLSQAEHDSAAQAILICDDPGFANAVAAAIEKILETLPRRDIASESWRQHGAIILVGSLDEAPALVDRIAPEHLELAVAEPEALFTRIAHAGAVFLGRHTPEAVGDYVAGPNHVLPTSGSARFSSGLSVYDFLKRTSFAACDPSGLAKIGPAAHTLAEAEGLHAHALSLALRLEVDDGK
- a CDS encoding NADH:flavin oxidoreductase/NADH oxidase; the encoded protein is MSLFEPLTIGDVTLKNRIAVSPMSQYAATDGVADEWQIVHLGRFAMGGAGLVFTEAVGVEARGRRTPGDLGLWQDDQIAPMARVAETIRMFGAVPAIQLGHAGRKGSERRPWHRDHWVDDEDVALRGEAPWQTIAPTDEPFAPDWHTPTVMTESDIAVVIEAFGAAAARAKDAGFEVLEIYGAHGFLLHQFLSPLGNRRTDEYGGSAENRMRLPLAVVDSVRRAWPAPRPLFYRLSAVDWAEGGLSLAHTIPFAAALKQHGVDVVDCSSGGIGGAAQRQQIPVGPLFQVPFAQAIRHDADIKTMAVGFIRTGAEANSLIEDGRADIAAIGREILFNPNWPHHAARELGVDLEYRAWHPQFGWWLRNRDRALNATKGTTSQWAAAG
- a CDS encoding nuclear transport factor 2 family protein, translating into MTEEGFKDKILQFVTLLTSDMDAAAEMMADGFAWENRLPENVPFGGRYEGAEGMKRYFDQLANNWEIGTLDIAEVIVSGDGKRCAAIGVEANGKSLSTGNRRDIAFVWIFKTDDDGRFTYVREYNDTHAMFRAFG
- a CDS encoding aminotransferase class IV, with product MSAGCVHINGEFVTLEDAKISIFDTGFLHSDVVYDVTTSWKGYIFKLDEHLERFAASCAGFKLKNPYSDAETKALLAECTTRAECEDGAFIHMHVTRGEYAEGSRDPRLCENQFACYVVPYVWLWGEEKSKAGINIHMADIERISSKSVDARYKNFHWGDLIQAQFQAYEAGRDDAALLAADGNLAEGPGFNIWVVKNGVCATPDANCLLGMSRKSVIELCGMEGIPFETRTVHPDELRGADEAFATSSAGGVLPITRVDDKPLGNGGPGIVTSQLFDAYWRNREAGWCGTKISDLLDS
- the rimK gene encoding 30S ribosomal protein S6--L-glutamate ligase, which translates into the protein MKIALMCRNAELYSHKRIIEAARQRDHEIEVVNHLRCYVNVTSHRPQIHYQGKILPQYDAVIPRIGASVTFFGTAVLRQFEMMGVYPVNESVAITRSRDKLRSLQLLARKGVGMPVTLFAHRTGNADELLEIIGGAPVVIKLLEGTQGIGVVLGETHDAAASIIQAFGGVKTNILIQEFVKEAKGEDIRCLVIGDKVVAAMRRRGKEGDFRSNLHRGGTAETIKISPAERQTAVSAAAIMGLNFCGVDLLRSNHGPVVMEVNSSPGLEGIENATGIDVAGKVIQFIERNAKPGKTRTRGHG
- a CDS encoding RimK/LysX family protein translates to MKKKKSENSRIGWREWVSFPDFGIDRIKAKIDTGARTSAIHAFRVRKIFGGAGQQVEFYLHPIQHRRRPELRCVANLVGERAIRSSNGEAETRYVIRTPMRLGDDIWPIELTLSNRDQMGFRLLIGRSAIRKRYIVDPGSSYLSDH